The Terriglobia bacterium genome contains the following window.
GCCAGCCTTCCGCACCCACAGCGTCACGTTCGACGTCTCCTCCTCGAAGCGGTGCTGGATCACCTTGTACCCCGGCAGGCGCAAGATCCGTCGTACGATGTCTTCGGGCATCCTCTTCGTGGCCTCCTCTCCCGTTTGCTAGACAGGAAAGGAGAACCCACGAGGGGGTGCCCTTCAAGTCAAGGCCGATGTCACCCCGGCTTCAATCCACGAATTCTGTCCAAGAGCGTTTTGATCGACGTCTCGCACTAAACACCTCCGGCGACGATTGGATGCGCGGGATTGGGATCGCCCTGACGCTAGGTCTCCTTTACCGCGGCGTTTACCGCGGCGGCAGGTCCTGAAGCTACGGGTGGTACTTCAGGTGTCACCGGGGTCTCTGGGGCGCGATGGGTGAGGCAGGATCCACGCCACTCGACGGTCACCGCCTTCTCGAGGATTAGGCGGATCGACTCCGGCACCACGGCCGGATTACGTGAAGTCAGTTGGCGTGCGATGTAGCGAGCTACGAGGGGCTTGCCGGTGTCGTCCCGCAAGCCCATAGACTTCCTGGCTGCGGCCGTCAGTTCTTCCATGTCCGGTGTCTCGGAACGCAGGTGCTCTTCCCATTTGGTTGGGAAGCAAGCCGCTTTCTTGCCTATAAACAGCGCGGCCGGCGGCTCGCTGGGTTCGCCAGCCAATGTTAGGAGCTCGCGGGACTTCTCGATCGTTGATTTCTCATCGGAGTTCTTGTCGTAATCAAACACCATGTAGCACGCCATGCCGAGCTCGTTGAAGATCCGATACAAGCGGTCCATTTGCCCCTTACCACCGCAGTCCACCACGCTGATATTGAGCTCGTCGAGACGATACCCCCGTGCCTCCGCGTAGATGGGCAATGCGTATTGCTCGGTCGGGCCCTCGACGAGGACGACCTTCCGTGCAAAGAACCCTTCACTCCGTGTGGGGTGGTAGGCGTTCATATACAGATCACGAATGGAATCTGCTGACGGCGTGGCCCCAGGATGGCGGGCGGCCAGGTCTTCCACCAAGTCCTTGATCGCCAGTTGCCAGACCTTCGAACGAACCTCTGTCTTCTTGTCCACGGCGGTGTGGAGGGCTTCGACCCGCACCAACTCGTCGAAGTACGCCACGTCCAGCAGGAGTGACGAGTGCGTTGAGAAGAGGACCTGGTCACCACGGCGGGCGAGTTCAAGGAACACCCGACGAATGGTCCGCTGTGCCTGCGGGTGCATGTACGTTTCCGGTTCTTCGACAGCGAAAACTAGGGTCCGCTTCTTCTCGTCACCGGTGCCGGTAAGACGTTCGGCGTAGCACCTCAGGATTGAAAAGATGATGGCACGTTGCAGTCCGTGGCCTTTGTTGTCTGCGGTATTGCGGAACCCATCGTCTGCGTAAAGCTTCGGCGTCGTTAGGAGCACCTCCAGCGTGGGGGCCTGGAACTCAATTTCCAGGTCGCAAGGCATGTACTCTCGGAGAATCTCGTTGAGCCTGGTTTCGGTCCGGACAATGCCTTCGAGACGACCACCCCCGCCTTCACGATTCAGACGCGACTTCAGGTTTCCTAGCGCTACATCCAACTCAGAACGCTGGCCCTCGGTGACACTCTCGACGATTGCGTACAGGAGCTTTCCGAACGGATTCGACTTCGTCGCTTTTGCCTCTTCGGAAAGGTCTCGAACTGCGGGGACCAAAATGAAGTGCGGCAGATTGCCTTTCAGTACCCCTGCGTATCCTTTGGGGTTGTCCGCCCACGAATCCTCAAAATCAGCATCGGTCAAGTGCTGTTGGGCGAACTCGCCGGCCTTCGTTTTCCAGACACCTACGCCTGGCTTCGGACCACCAACGAACGCAGCGAAGCTGATACCATTGACGGTGAGAGACTCCTTCGCGGCCCACCAGACGTTGATCTTGTCTCCGGTAACGTCGGAGGCGCGGAGCCATTCCAGTTTCGGTGCGGGGATGCAGTAGTGCTGACTGATGGTGAACTTCGTGTCGTCGTCGCTTTCGTCCCTGTCTTTCAGAACTGCCGACCGCGCGACGTGGAACGTACCGTCCCGACGCAGGTACGGCCCCAGAGCTTCCTTCTCTTGCGCGGACAGGGAGTCAAACAGGATTTCTATCCAAATCCCGCGTTTGGTGTCCCCATTCCAGAAGGTCTCATCGCTGAGCTTGCCCATGGCCGGGTTGAAGAAGAAGTCCAACGCCCGGAGGATCGCGGACTTCCCCGCGTTATTAGCTCCTACCAAAGCATGCATGGACCCGAAGTTGATCTTCAGCTCCTCGCAGGAGCGAAAGTTTTTTATCTGGACCCACCTAATCTTCATGACCCACTCCTTATCCGGCTGGGTTTTCTCGTGGTGCTGCGGGTCGCGTTTTCACCGGAGAGTCCTAGAAATTGAGCCCCTCGATAGACCGAGGTCCGGCTGATCCCGAGCTGTCTTGCGATCGCCGCCTTTTTCTTGCCCGCCGCGAGCAGTTCCTTCATCGCATCGAGCTTTTCCGTCGACAGTCTATATCGCTGCCCCGCGCTCTTGCCGCCCCAGCGCTTTCCCTGGCTCTTCGCCTTGGCAATTCCTGCACGCACTCTTTCTGAGATCACTTCGCGCTCGTATTCAGCGAACCCGGCGAGAATGGTGCGCATGAGCCGTCCGGTTGCCGAACGGGCCTCCACGCCGTCGCGGACGGAAACGAATTCCACGCCTGCACGCTCTAGGTCGTCAAGGAA
Protein-coding sequences here:
- a CDS encoding ATP-dependent endonuclease, producing MKIRWVQIKNFRSCEELKINFGSMHALVGANNAGKSAILRALDFFFNPAMGKLSDETFWNGDTKRGIWIEILFDSLSAQEKEALGPYLRRDGTFHVARSAVLKDRDESDDDTKFTISQHYCIPAPKLEWLRASDVTGDKINVWWAAKESLTVNGISFAAFVGGPKPGVGVWKTKAGEFAQQHLTDADFEDSWADNPKGYAGVLKGNLPHFILVPAVRDLSEEAKATKSNPFGKLLYAIVESVTEGQRSELDVALGNLKSRLNREGGGGRLEGIVRTETRLNEILREYMPCDLEIEFQAPTLEVLLTTPKLYADDGFRNTADNKGHGLQRAIIFSILRCYAERLTGTGDEKKRTLVFAVEEPETYMHPQAQRTIRRVFLELARRGDQVLFSTHSSLLLDVAYFDELVRVEALHTAVDKKTEVRSKVWQLAIKDLVEDLAARHPGATPSADSIRDLYMNAYHPTRSEGFFARKVVLVEGPTEQYALPIYAEARGYRLDELNISVVDCGGKGQMDRLYRIFNELGMACYMVFDYDKNSDEKSTIEKSRELLTLAGEPSEPPAALFIGKKAACFPTKWEEHLRSETPDMEELTAAARKSMGLRDDTGKPLVARYIARQLTSRNPAVVPESIRLILEKAVTVEWRGSCLTHRAPETPVTPEVPPVASGPAAAVNAAVKET
- a CDS encoding recombinase family protein gives rise to the protein MKKKQIAVYLRVSTVGQNLAAQEPDLKKWLRTHGRGRPVRWYRDTFTGKTLSRPGMQALEADLRAAKVDALVVWRLDRLGRTAREMLAFLDDLERAGVEFVSVRDGVEARSATGRLMRTILAGFAEYEREVISERVRAGIAKAKSQGKRWGGKSAGQRYRLSTEKLDAMKELLAAGKKKAAIARQLGISRTSVYRGAQFLGLSGENATRSTTRKPSRIRSGS